The following proteins are encoded in a genomic region of Synechococcus sp. CBW1002:
- a CDS encoding alpha-D-glucose phosphate-specific phosphoglucomutase, whose protein sequence is MTSGVRQVVLERPFDDQKPGTSGLRKSSRQFETPHYLESFLEAILRVLPGVDGGTLVVGGDGRYGNRQAIQVIVRMAAAHGVARLITTTGGILSTPAASHLIRRHQAIGGIILSASHNPGGPEGDFGVKVNGANGGPAPESVTDAIYACTLGLDGYRIQDADPIPLDQPGRHRVGSLEVEVIDGVEDYVTLMQGLFDFDRIGALLRGNFPMAFDAMHAVTGPYASRLFEGLLGAPAGTVRNGIPLEDFGGGHPDPNLTYAHELAALLLDGDAYRFGAACDGDGDRNMILGAGCFVNPSDSLAVLTANATLAPGYADGLSGVARSMPTSAAADVVARELGIACFETPTGWKFFGNLLDAGRITLCGEESFGTGSNHIREKDGLWAVLFWLQILACRQCSVAEVMTEHWARFGRHYYSRHDYEAIASSAAAELYSRVKAMLPSLKGERFAGRTIATCDDFSYTDPVDGSTSAGQGLRILLDDGSRVVLRLSGTGTQGATLRVYLESYVHPGGALTLDPQKALGDLIQATDQLAEIHRRTGMARPTVIT, encoded by the coding sequence ATGACCAGCGGTGTGCGTCAAGTGGTGCTTGAGCGGCCCTTCGACGACCAGAAGCCCGGCACCTCCGGCCTGCGCAAGAGCAGCCGCCAGTTCGAGACACCGCACTACCTCGAAAGTTTCCTCGAGGCGATCCTGCGGGTACTGCCGGGCGTCGATGGCGGCACCCTGGTGGTGGGTGGCGACGGCCGCTATGGCAACCGCCAGGCCATCCAGGTGATCGTCCGCATGGCAGCGGCCCACGGCGTGGCGCGGCTGATCACCACAACCGGCGGCATCCTCTCCACGCCGGCCGCCTCCCATCTGATCCGCCGCCATCAGGCCATCGGCGGCATCATCCTCTCGGCCAGCCACAACCCCGGCGGTCCGGAGGGGGATTTCGGGGTGAAGGTGAACGGCGCCAACGGCGGGCCGGCGCCGGAGTCGGTCACCGATGCGATCTATGCCTGCACCCTGGGGCTCGATGGCTACCGGATCCAGGACGCCGATCCGATCCCCCTCGACCAACCCGGTCGCCACAGGGTCGGCAGCCTCGAGGTGGAGGTGATCGACGGGGTCGAAGACTACGTGACGCTGATGCAGGGCCTGTTCGACTTCGATCGCATCGGAGCCCTGCTGCGCGGCAATTTCCCGATGGCGTTCGATGCCATGCACGCCGTGACCGGCCCTTACGCCAGCCGTCTGTTCGAGGGGCTGCTGGGGGCCCCGGCCGGAACGGTGCGGAACGGCATCCCGCTTGAGGATTTCGGCGGCGGTCACCCCGATCCGAACCTCACCTATGCCCACGAGCTGGCCGCCCTGCTCCTGGACGGCGATGCCTACCGCTTCGGGGCCGCCTGCGACGGCGACGGCGACCGCAACATGATCCTGGGGGCCGGTTGCTTCGTGAACCCGAGCGACAGCCTGGCCGTGCTCACCGCCAACGCCACCCTGGCGCCGGGCTACGCCGACGGGCTCAGCGGCGTGGCCCGCTCCATGCCCACCAGTGCCGCGGCGGATGTGGTGGCCAGGGAGCTGGGTATCGCCTGCTTCGAAACGCCCACGGGATGGAAGTTCTTCGGCAACCTGCTGGATGCCGGCCGCATCACCCTCTGCGGGGAGGAGAGCTTCGGCACCGGCAGCAACCACATCCGCGAGAAGGATGGCCTCTGGGCGGTGCTGTTCTGGCTGCAGATCCTGGCCTGCCGCCAGTGTTCCGTGGCCGAAGTGATGACGGAGCACTGGGCCCGCTTCGGGCGCCATTACTACTCCCGCCACGACTATGAAGCGATCGCCTCCAGCGCCGCCGCAGAGCTCTACAGCCGGGTGAAGGCCATGCTGCCCAGCCTGAAGGGTGAGCGCTTCGCGGGTCGGACGATCGCCACCTGCGACGACTTCTCCTACACCGATCCTGTCGATGGTTCCACCAGTGCGGGGCAGGGTCTGCGCATCCTGCTGGACGACGGCAGCCGCGTGGTGCTGCGCCTCTCCGGCACAGGCACCCAGGGCGCCACGCTGCGGGTGTACCTGGAGAGCTACGTGCATCCCGGTGGTGCCCTCACCCTGGATCCCCAGAAGGCGCTGGGCGATCTGATCCAGGCCACCGACCAGCTGGCCGAGATCCACCGGCGCACCGGCATGGCACGGCCCACCGTGATCACCTGA
- a CDS encoding FAD-dependent monooxygenase, giving the protein MGGGPTGAALALLLSQQGIPLTLIETSRNLDRVFRGEALMPSGLAALEQIGGADLLDGLPQRPLAGWRFVLDGRELFRAAEPLAPGPACTLVSQPALLERLLERAAGYPGCQVLRGTAATGLVEQNGRIAGIRLADGQELRADLVLACDGRSSLLRRLAGLELQEQSSPLDLLWFRLPAASTTSAAPPLPQGDWFTTVVGPAGIFSLFNGATGVAQLAWVRPRRAVATGPVQTTPTPAESPWPECWARQSPPELRAWMRNGSVHATAPVPLAVRVGLAPRWHRPGLLMLGDAAHPMSPVRAQGINMALRDALAAANHLIPLLAEGAQPAASQLDAALAAIAAERLPEIRTLQTLQRQEAERGMLLQGQPWLRALLLAGAPWLAPALRHHWIDQQRPLRQGVTTLNLLESPRLLES; this is encoded by the coding sequence GTGGGGGGCGGGCCCACCGGTGCCGCCCTCGCCCTTCTGCTGAGCCAGCAGGGCATCCCGCTCACCCTGATCGAAACCAGCCGGAATCTGGATCGGGTCTTCCGCGGCGAAGCCCTGATGCCCAGCGGTCTGGCCGCCCTTGAACAGATCGGCGGTGCCGACCTGCTGGACGGACTGCCCCAGCGGCCCCTGGCCGGCTGGCGTTTCGTGCTGGACGGCCGGGAGTTGTTTCGGGCCGCGGAACCCCTGGCCCCTGGCCCTGCCTGCACCCTGGTGAGCCAACCGGCCCTGCTGGAGCGCCTGTTGGAGCGGGCGGCGGGCTATCCAGGCTGTCAGGTTCTGCGAGGCACCGCTGCCACTGGGCTGGTGGAGCAGAACGGCCGTATCGCGGGGATCCGGCTGGCGGACGGCCAGGAGCTGCGGGCCGATCTGGTCCTGGCCTGCGATGGGCGCAGCTCATTGCTGCGACGCCTGGCCGGCCTGGAGCTGCAGGAGCAGAGCAGCCCCCTCGATCTGCTCTGGTTCCGGCTGCCAGCGGCCTCCACGACCTCTGCCGCTCCGCCACTGCCCCAGGGAGACTGGTTCACCACCGTGGTTGGCCCCGCCGGGATCTTCAGCCTGTTCAACGGGGCCACCGGCGTGGCGCAACTGGCCTGGGTTCGTCCCCGTCGCGCCGTGGCGACAGGCCCGGTTCAGACGACGCCAACGCCAGCGGAGAGCCCCTGGCCGGAGTGCTGGGCCCGCCAGAGCCCGCCGGAGCTGAGGGCCTGGATGCGCAACGGCAGTGTGCACGCGACGGCACCGGTGCCCCTGGCCGTCCGCGTGGGCCTGGCTCCCCGCTGGCATCGGCCTGGCCTGCTGATGCTGGGCGATGCCGCCCATCCGATGAGTCCGGTGCGGGCTCAGGGGATCAACATGGCCTTGCGCGATGCTCTGGCTGCCGCGAACCATCTGATTCCGCTTCTGGCGGAGGGTGCCCAGCCAGCGGCTTCCCAGCTTGATGCCGCCCTGGCCGCGATCGCAGCCGAACGTCTGCCGGAGATCCGGACCCTGCAGACCCTGCAACGCCAGGAGGCCGAACGGGGGATGCTGCTGCAGGGCCAGCCCTGGCTGAGGGCGTTGCTGCTGGCGGGGGCTCCGTGGCTGGCTCCGGCTCTGCGCCATCACTGGATCGACCAGCAACGACCACTGCGGCAGGGAGTGACCACCCTGAACCTGCTGGAGAGCCCGCGCCTGCTGGAATCGTGA
- a CDS encoding phosphatidylserine/phosphatidylglycerophosphate/cardiolipin synthase family protein yields the protein MVGGLGLLLASCSSNARLQGQPPPRLPLPAGIDVGFNHRTAGHYRSPIDGRWRQGDDLEAMLLSTIEEAHSEIAVAVQELSLPKVAAALARKHQQGVRVRLVLENTYSTPWSEQHPVDLVPHLRHRQAQLKALGWGDALLILQRAGVLMLDDTADGSAGSGLMHHKFLVVDGRVVMTGSANFTPSGIHGDPDDRRTRGNVNHLLRFESRELAAVFLAEFERLWGDGPGGQADSRFGIGKGGGAPQRVIVQGTPVQVLFAPHRRSDPDNGLIWLGQLLAQAQRRIDLALFVFSAQNLTNVLAQQHQNGVAMRVLADPGFANRSFSEVLDLLGVALPDRRCKIEAGNRQWTEPLAGVGIPQLAGGDKLHHKIAVIDGKRVISGSFNWSPSAAHQNDETLLVIDSPVLARHFTQEIDRLWSGAELGITAGLERRIERLRRTCGQGHATTIPEDREEPEP from the coding sequence TTGGTTGGGGGCCTGGGCCTGCTGCTGGCAAGCTGCAGCTCCAACGCCCGCCTGCAGGGCCAGCCTCCGCCCCGCCTGCCCCTGCCAGCTGGCATCGATGTGGGCTTCAACCACCGCACCGCCGGCCATTACCGCAGCCCCATCGACGGTCGCTGGCGACAGGGCGACGACCTCGAAGCGATGTTGCTGAGCACCATCGAGGAGGCCCACAGCGAGATCGCCGTGGCCGTCCAGGAGCTGTCCCTGCCGAAGGTGGCCGCGGCCCTGGCCCGCAAACACCAGCAGGGTGTGAGGGTCAGGCTGGTGCTTGAAAACACCTACAGCACCCCCTGGAGCGAGCAGCATCCTGTCGATCTGGTCCCCCATCTGCGCCATCGACAGGCCCAGCTGAAGGCGCTGGGATGGGGCGATGCCCTGCTGATCCTGCAGCGTGCCGGAGTCCTGATGCTGGACGACACCGCCGACGGCAGCGCCGGCAGCGGCCTGATGCACCACAAATTCCTGGTGGTCGATGGCCGGGTGGTGATGACCGGCTCGGCCAACTTCACCCCATCCGGCATCCACGGCGACCCGGACGATCGACGCACCCGCGGCAACGTCAACCATCTGCTGCGCTTCGAGAGCAGGGAGCTGGCGGCCGTGTTCCTGGCGGAATTCGAACGTCTGTGGGGGGACGGCCCCGGCGGCCAGGCCGACAGCCGATTCGGGATCGGCAAGGGGGGCGGTGCCCCACAGCGGGTGATCGTGCAGGGCACACCGGTGCAGGTGCTGTTTGCGCCCCATCGCCGCAGCGATCCCGACAACGGCCTGATCTGGCTGGGCCAGCTTCTCGCCCAGGCCCAGCGGCGCATCGATCTGGCCCTGTTCGTGTTTTCGGCTCAGAACCTCACGAACGTGCTGGCGCAGCAGCATCAGAACGGTGTGGCCATGCGGGTGCTGGCCGACCCCGGCTTCGCCAATCGCTCCTTCAGCGAGGTGCTCGATCTGCTGGGGGTGGCCCTGCCGGATCGGCGCTGCAAGATCGAGGCTGGCAATCGTCAGTGGACGGAACCGCTGGCAGGCGTAGGCATCCCCCAGCTGGCCGGGGGCGACAAACTGCACCACAAGATCGCCGTGATCGATGGGAAACGGGTGATCAGCGGCAGCTTCAACTGGAGTCCATCCGCCGCTCACCAGAACGACGAAACCCTGCTGGTGATCGACTCGCCTGTCCTGGCCCGCCACTTCACCCAGGAGATCGATCGCCTCTGGAGCGGCGCCGAGCTGGGAATCACGGCCGGGCTGGAGCGACGGATCGAGCGGCTGCGGCGCACGTGCGGTCAAGGGCACGCGACTACGATCCCAGAAGACCGCGAAGAGCCGGAGCCGTAG
- a CDS encoding DUF4912 domain-containing protein gives MSQSLTTLARLTLRQLRQVASDLGVSLYSRKSKEELLNAISSRHEEGSLSLQAIEAEMKPAPQPDAETRVVFLPRDPQWAYVFWEISEADLAHALQAGASQLCLRVADMTGLAGGSAHPHTLQEVVVDSHATEWYLPVPLSDRDYRVELGYRKGSSGGWISLAFSSVARVPALHPSEQILDQFVPFTLEAAPTSLPTPVESSDSGLHERLYQTATARWRKLGRGSEAFHELQESGSEHQGQHASGAGIWASGRQSSGAGGVAPRQRSFWLVADAELIVYGATDPAARLTIGGEEVPLSADGTFRVQVPFRDGQQVYPIEAVAADGEQKRNITLDFRRLTPEDNSNPSHQAAPEWF, from the coding sequence GTGAGCCAGTCTCTGACCACTTTGGCGCGACTGACCCTGAGACAGCTCCGTCAGGTGGCCAGCGATCTGGGGGTCAGCCTCTACAGCCGTAAATCCAAGGAGGAGCTGCTCAACGCGATCAGCTCGCGCCATGAAGAGGGCAGCCTGTCCTTGCAGGCGATTGAAGCCGAGATGAAACCGGCTCCACAGCCGGATGCAGAGACCCGCGTGGTCTTCCTGCCGCGTGATCCCCAATGGGCCTACGTGTTCTGGGAGATCTCGGAAGCCGACCTGGCTCACGCCCTTCAGGCCGGTGCCAGCCAGCTCTGTCTGCGGGTCGCGGATATGACCGGCCTGGCTGGAGGCTCAGCCCATCCCCACACCCTGCAGGAAGTGGTGGTCGACAGCCATGCCACCGAGTGGTACCTACCGGTGCCGCTCAGTGATCGTGATTACCGGGTGGAGCTCGGGTACCGCAAAGGCAGCTCCGGCGGATGGATCTCTCTGGCCTTCTCCTCGGTGGCCCGGGTTCCAGCCTTGCATCCGAGCGAGCAGATCCTCGATCAGTTCGTTCCCTTCACCCTCGAAGCAGCTCCCACTTCGCTGCCGACACCCGTGGAGAGCAGCGATTCCGGCCTGCACGAGAGGCTTTATCAGACGGCTACAGCTCGTTGGCGCAAACTGGGCCGTGGCTCCGAAGCCTTCCATGAGCTCCAGGAGAGCGGCAGCGAACACCAGGGACAGCACGCCTCAGGCGCGGGCATCTGGGCCAGCGGACGCCAGTCCTCCGGCGCAGGCGGGGTAGCCCCCCGGCAGCGTTCGTTCTGGCTGGTCGCAGACGCTGAGCTGATCGTCTATGGCGCCACCGATCCAGCCGCCCGCCTCACCATCGGCGGCGAGGAAGTACCCCTCTCCGCCGATGGCACCTTCCGGGTGCAGGTGCCCTTCCGCGACGGCCAGCAGGTCTATCCGATCGAGGCCGTGGCCGCAGATGGGGAGCAGAAACGCAACATCACCCTCGACTTCCGCCGGTTGACCCCGGAAGACAACAGCAATCCGTCCCATCAGGCCGCCCCCGAGTGGTTCTGA
- a CDS encoding phycobilisome rod-core linker polypeptide: MALPLLKYAPTTQNSRVDALRVGSDEDPKAVSMDKAMDREDQNFVIEAAYRQIFFHAFKVDRDRTLECQLRDGQITVRDFIRSLCLSDTFTRSFYNLNSNYRVARHLVEKLLGRQTYGKSEEIAWSAVLMTRGVRGMVDDILDSQEYLDNFGYDTVPYHRNRVVGSRSVGETPFNITSPRYEAYHRGILGFPQIVYTGTAKAYPERARQRRGGFPEDYLPWVRTLPAMRTRGAAAGNTGMDYLSKVPYRSIGR, from the coding sequence GTGGCCCTTCCTCTCCTGAAGTACGCACCCACGACGCAGAACTCCCGCGTGGATGCCCTCCGGGTGGGTTCAGACGAGGATCCCAAGGCCGTGTCCATGGACAAGGCCATGGATCGCGAAGACCAGAACTTCGTGATTGAGGCCGCCTATCGGCAGATCTTCTTCCACGCTTTCAAGGTGGACCGCGACCGCACCCTTGAGTGCCAGTTGCGCGATGGCCAGATCACGGTGCGTGATTTCATCCGCTCCCTGTGCCTGTCGGACACCTTCACCCGCAGCTTTTACAACCTCAACAGCAACTACCGCGTGGCTCGCCACCTGGTGGAAAAGCTGCTGGGTCGCCAGACCTACGGCAAATCCGAGGAAATCGCCTGGTCGGCCGTGCTGATGACCCGTGGGGTCCGGGGGATGGTGGATGACATCCTCGACAGCCAGGAATACCTGGACAACTTCGGCTACGACACGGTTCCTTACCACCGCAACCGCGTGGTTGGTTCACGCAGCGTCGGCGAAACCCCCTTCAACATCACCTCACCCCGCTACGAGGCCTACCACCGCGGCATTCTGGGCTTCCCCCAGATCGTCTACACCGGTACCGCCAAGGCCTACCCCGAGCGTGCCCGCCAACGCCGTGGCGGTTTCCCCGAGGATTACCTCCCCTGGGTGCGGACGCTGCCTGCCATGCGCACCCGTGGCGCCGCCGCCGGCAACACCGGCATGGATTATCTCTCCAAGGTCCCCTATCGCAGCATCGGTCGCTGA
- a CDS encoding phycobiliprotein lyase translates to MSGSISDAISFFRLSCGRWRSQRSSHHLLHRRAEAGGSYIEVVELSATDPLLVAVATLHGQDPNGLAGGCRVRWSGSMAWDKAGEAHEGESVFGLIPTDEKGRTGLLLRDRGYAETAPVAGHFQMDDRDGLLLSTDYETMSSLERFSFAGPDVRLRTSTVEGLSNTASFCVETRVLEATAGPTPAEAPEDGRLLSPLGW, encoded by the coding sequence GTGAGCGGATCGATCAGCGACGCCATCAGCTTCTTCCGCCTCAGCTGCGGCCGCTGGCGGTCACAGCGCAGCAGCCACCACCTGCTCCATCGCCGCGCCGAAGCGGGCGGCTCCTACATCGAGGTGGTGGAACTCTCCGCCACTGACCCCCTGCTGGTGGCGGTGGCGACCCTGCACGGCCAGGATCCGAACGGGCTGGCGGGCGGCTGTCGGGTGCGCTGGAGCGGGTCGATGGCCTGGGACAAGGCCGGGGAAGCCCATGAAGGCGAGAGTGTCTTCGGGCTGATTCCGACCGACGAGAAGGGCAGGACCGGCCTGCTGCTGCGCGATCGTGGCTATGCCGAAACGGCCCCGGTGGCCGGGCATTTCCAGATGGACGATCGCGACGGACTGCTGCTCAGCACGGACTACGAAACCATGAGCAGCCTGGAGCGGTTCAGCTTCGCGGGGCCCGATGTGCGGCTGCGCACCAGCACCGTCGAGGGACTCTCCAACACCGCGTCCTTCTGCGTGGAGACCCGGGTGCTTGAGGCGACCGCCGGGCCCACCCCAGCTGAAGCGCCGGAGGACGGACGCCTGCTCTCTCCACTGGGCTGGTGA
- the sufR gene encoding iron-sulfur cluster biosynthesis transcriptional regulator SufR — MTAPAPVSNQASTREAALTLLLRHGHATAATLAQKLAVSVQVMRRHLRSLEEEGLVVSSPSQDGPGRPCNHWSLTASGHNQFPNGSEQFTLSLLSSMANSLPPDTIKDLLNRQAIDKAGDYQLQIGVGSLPQRLDRLVELRRREGYVAECVADDDSWVFSEYHCSVMRIAEQFPCVCDQELQMIRHTFPDCSVERVHWRLAEGHSCGFRLTPRPDPSDVAAASANP, encoded by the coding sequence ATGACCGCCCCAGCCCCGGTATCCAACCAGGCCAGCACCCGCGAGGCGGCGCTCACGCTGTTGCTGCGCCATGGACATGCCACTGCCGCGACCCTGGCCCAGAAGCTGGCGGTCTCCGTTCAGGTGATGCGCCGCCATCTGCGCAGCCTGGAGGAGGAAGGCCTGGTCGTTTCCAGTCCCTCGCAGGATGGCCCTGGCCGTCCCTGCAATCACTGGAGCCTCACCGCCAGCGGCCATAACCAGTTCCCGAACGGCAGTGAGCAGTTCACCCTCAGCCTGCTGAGCTCGATGGCCAACAGCCTGCCGCCCGATACCATCAAAGATCTGCTCAACCGCCAGGCGATCGACAAGGCCGGCGATTACCAGCTCCAGATCGGTGTTGGCAGCCTGCCGCAGCGCCTGGATCGCCTGGTGGAACTGAGGCGGCGTGAGGGCTACGTGGCCGAGTGCGTGGCGGACGACGACAGCTGGGTCTTCAGCGAATACCACTGTTCGGTGATGCGGATCGCCGAACAGTTCCCCTGCGTCTGTGATCAGGAGTTGCAGATGATCCGTCACACCTTTCCCGATTGCAGCGTCGAGCGGGTGCACTGGCGCCTGGCGGAGGGTCATTCCTGTGGCTTCCGCCTCACCCCCAGGCCTGATCCGAGCGATGTGGCGGCCGCCTCAGCCAATCCCTGA
- a CDS encoding ferredoxin-thioredoxin reductase catalytic domain-containing protein, whose protein sequence is MSDAAAAPSAESLEVIRKFAETYAQRTGTYFCSDPGVTAVVLEGLARHKDDLGGALCPCRHYEDKQAEVSQAFWNCPCVPMRERKECHCMLFLTEDNPFRGDSQTISMEEIRSHTAG, encoded by the coding sequence ATGTCCGACGCCGCTGCCGCCCCCTCCGCTGAGAGCCTTGAGGTGATCCGCAAGTTCGCGGAAACCTATGCCCAGCGCACGGGGACCTATTTCTGCAGCGATCCGGGGGTGACGGCCGTGGTGCTGGAGGGTCTGGCCCGCCACAAGGATGATCTGGGCGGTGCGCTCTGCCCTTGCCGTCACTACGAGGACAAGCAGGCGGAGGTCTCCCAGGCTTTCTGGAACTGCCCCTGCGTGCCGATGCGCGAGCGCAAGGAGTGCCACTGCATGCTGTTCCTCACCGAGGACAACCCCTTCCGCGGCGACAGCCAGACGATCAGCATGGAAGAGATTCGCAGTCATACCGCCGGCTGA
- the sufB gene encoding Fe-S cluster assembly protein SufB, whose product MSSTATVGDLVSQPYKYGFVTDIETDKIPKGLSEDVVRLISAKKQEPDFLLQFRLRAYRQWLEMASPDWAALGFSPIDYQDIIYYAAPRQQEKKASLEEVDPKLLETFDKLGIPLSEQKRLSNVAVDAVFDSVSIATTYREKLAEHGVIFCSISEAVKEFPELIEQYLGTVVPSNDNYFAALNSAVFSDGSFVFIPKGVECPMELSTYFRINSGDTGQFERTLIVAEEGASVSYLEGCTAPMFDTNQLHAAVVELVTLEDAAIKYSTVQNWYAGDENGKGGIYNFVTKRGQCRGARSKISWTQVETGSAITWKYPSCVLQGADSVGEFYSVALTNNCQQADTGTKMIHVGPRTRSTIVSKGISAGRSSNSYRGLVQVGPKAVGAKNYSQCDSMLIGDQAAANTYPYIRSQQPDAAIEHEASTCRISEDQLFYLQSRGIGFEEAVSMMVSGFCRDVFNQLPMEFAAEADKLLALKLEGSVG is encoded by the coding sequence ATGAGCAGCACCGCCACCGTTGGGGATCTGGTTTCGCAGCCGTACAAGTACGGCTTCGTCACCGATATCGAGACCGACAAGATCCCCAAGGGGCTCAGTGAAGATGTGGTGCGCCTGATTTCGGCCAAAAAACAGGAGCCAGACTTTCTGCTGCAGTTTCGTCTGCGCGCCTACCGGCAGTGGCTGGAGATGGCTTCTCCCGACTGGGCAGCACTGGGTTTCTCGCCGATCGACTACCAGGACATCATCTATTACGCGGCACCACGGCAGCAGGAGAAAAAGGCCAGCCTGGAGGAGGTGGATCCCAAGCTTCTCGAAACCTTCGACAAGCTTGGCATCCCCTTGAGCGAGCAGAAACGGCTTTCGAATGTGGCCGTCGATGCGGTGTTCGACAGTGTCTCGATCGCCACCACCTACCGCGAGAAGCTGGCCGAGCATGGTGTGATCTTCTGCTCGATCAGCGAGGCGGTGAAGGAATTCCCCGAACTGATCGAGCAGTACCTCGGCACGGTGGTGCCCAGCAACGACAACTACTTCGCGGCCCTGAACTCAGCGGTGTTCAGCGATGGCTCGTTCGTGTTCATACCCAAGGGGGTGGAGTGCCCAATGGAGCTCTCCACCTATTTCCGCATCAATTCCGGCGACACCGGCCAGTTCGAGCGCACCTTGATCGTGGCGGAAGAGGGGGCTTCGGTGAGCTACCTCGAGGGCTGCACGGCGCCGATGTTTGACACCAATCAGCTGCATGCCGCGGTTGTGGAGCTGGTCACTTTGGAGGATGCCGCGATCAAGTATTCCACCGTGCAGAACTGGTATGCCGGTGATGAGAACGGCAAAGGTGGGATCTATAACTTCGTCACCAAGCGCGGCCAGTGCCGTGGTGCGCGCAGCAAGATCAGCTGGACCCAGGTGGAAACAGGCTCGGCGATCACCTGGAAATACCCCAGTTGTGTGCTTCAGGGTGCTGATTCAGTGGGCGAGTTTTATTCCGTCGCCCTGACCAACAACTGTCAGCAGGCCGACACTGGCACCAAGATGATTCATGTTGGGCCCCGCACCCGCTCCACGATTGTCAGCAAGGGCATCAGTGCCGGGCGCTCCTCCAACAGTTATCGCGGTCTTGTGCAGGTGGGTCCCAAGGCTGTGGGGGCCAAGAATTACAGCCAGTGCGACTCGATGCTGATCGGCGACCAGGCTGCCGCCAACACCTATCCCTACATCCGATCGCAGCAACCTGACGCTGCGATTGAGCATGAGGCCAGCACCTGCCGCATCTCGGAAGACCAGCTTTTCTACCTCCAGAGCCGTGGGATCGGTTTTGAAGAGGCGGTGTCGATGATGGTGAGCGGCTTCTGTCGTGATGTGTTCAACCAGTTGCCGATGGAGTTCGCGGCTGAAGCCGACAAGCTCCTCGCCCTGAAACTCGAGGGATCGGTGGGTTGA
- the sufC gene encoding Fe-S cluster assembly ATPase SufC, with product MIRSDAPILLEICDLHACVEDKAILKGVNLTIRAGEIHAVMGRNGSGKSTLSKVLAGHPAYQVTAGTVRYRGENLLDLPPEQRARIGLFLGFQYPIEIPGVSNLEFLRVATNARRLEMGDEELDTFAFEDVVRDKLAVVQMDPAFLERSVNEGFSGGEKKRNEILQMALLDPLVAILDETDSGLDIDALRIVAGGVNHLATAENATLLITHYQRLLDVITPDYVHVMAAGRILRTGGKELALELEERGYDWVDQELAVLEAAAHGRTPVEVG from the coding sequence GTGATCCGTTCCGACGCCCCCATTCTGCTTGAGATCTGTGATCTCCATGCCTGCGTCGAGGACAAGGCGATCCTCAAAGGCGTGAACCTCACCATTCGTGCCGGCGAGATCCATGCGGTGATGGGTCGCAACGGCAGTGGTAAGAGCACCCTGTCCAAGGTGCTGGCCGGCCATCCCGCCTATCAGGTCACCGCGGGCACGGTGCGTTACAGGGGCGAGAATCTGCTGGATCTGCCTCCGGAGCAGCGGGCCAGAATCGGTCTGTTTCTTGGGTTTCAGTACCCGATTGAGATTCCCGGGGTGAGCAACCTCGAGTTCCTGCGGGTGGCGACCAATGCCCGCCGGCTGGAGATGGGCGACGAGGAGCTCGATACCTTTGCCTTTGAGGATGTCGTGCGCGACAAGCTGGCCGTGGTCCAGATGGATCCAGCCTTTCTGGAGCGTTCCGTGAATGAGGGCTTCAGCGGTGGCGAGAAGAAGCGCAACGAGATCCTGCAGATGGCCCTGCTCGATCCACTGGTGGCGATCCTCGATGAAACCGATTCCGGCCTCGACATCGACGCCCTGCGGATTGTGGCTGGTGGTGTGAACCATCTCGCCACGGCCGAGAACGCCACCCTGCTGATCACCCATTACCAGCGCTTGCTGGATGTGATCACTCCCGATTATGTGCACGTCATGGCCGCGGGCCGCATCCTTCGTACCGGTGGCAAGGAGCTTGCCCTTGAACTTGAGGAGAGGGGATACGACTGGGTCGATCAGGAGCTGGCGGTCCTTGAGGCCGCAGCCCATGGGCGTACACCGGTGGAGGTGGGCTGA